A genomic window from Gymnodinialimonas ceratoperidinii includes:
- a CDS encoding adenosylcobalamin-dependent ribonucleoside-diphosphate reductase, with product MSRFSAPIAEQIWDMKYRLKEADGTPVDAGVEDTWRRIARALAEVETDKETWEEKFYGALEDFKYLPAGRIVAGAGTGRSVTLFNCFVMGTVPDSMGGIFDMLKEAALTMQQGGGIGYDFSTIRPKGAAVSGVAADASGPLSFMDVWDAMCRTIMSAGSRRGAMMATMRCDHPDIEAFIAAKQDPARLRMFNMSVLATDPFMEAVEADGPWDLVFGGRVYRTVQARDLWNQIMRATYDYAEPGVIFIDRINAENNLNYAETICATNPCGEQPLPPYGACLLGSVNLAQLVETPFEGGTLNAEKLADLTATAIRMMDNVVDASRFPLEAQAAEAAAKRRIGLGVTGLADALAMCGLRYGSEEAARKTGEWMALIANAAYRASAELAAEKGAFPLFDAAEYARAPMVQRLDADVQELIAKHGLRNALLTSIAPTGTISLFAGNVSSGIEPIFANAYTRKVLQVDGTRTEEEVVDFAVSKWRELHGDAPLPDYFVNAQTLAPLDHVRMQAAAQPWIDSSISKTINVPADISFEAFKDVYAEAYATGCKGCTTYRPNDVTGSVLSVAETPVAVLPSLETTAERVIWAQKAAGFETQQEAADAAGVKRSAYSHWVVDGAQELSKKGAEALAAIFNVSPGWLLFGDADTPGGTPGSAVPPPRGGASHLPDGPAQPSVESEDSPATPMEMSSGSSEVVYMSEPLQRPGELEGNTYKVKWPDSEHALYITINDIVLNGHRRPFEVFINSKNMEHFAWTVALTRMISAVFRRGGDVSFVVEELKAVFDPRGGAWMQGKYVPSILAAIGGVIEKHMIATGFLAGEGMGLKSDPQAEVVNIGHRPGPACPSCGQYDLRMMEGCLTCGSCGHSKCG from the coding sequence GTGAGCCGTTTCTCTGCCCCCATCGCTGAACAAATCTGGGACATGAAATATCGCCTCAAGGAGGCGGACGGCACGCCCGTGGATGCCGGTGTCGAGGATACCTGGCGCCGCATCGCCCGCGCGCTGGCCGAGGTCGAGACCGACAAGGAGACGTGGGAGGAAAAATTCTACGGCGCGCTGGAGGATTTCAAATATCTGCCCGCCGGCCGCATCGTTGCCGGGGCGGGCACCGGGCGCTCCGTGACGCTGTTCAACTGCTTCGTCATGGGCACCGTGCCCGACAGCATGGGCGGCATCTTCGACATGTTGAAAGAGGCCGCGCTGACAATGCAGCAGGGCGGCGGCATCGGCTACGATTTCTCCACCATCCGGCCCAAGGGTGCGGCGGTCAGCGGTGTGGCGGCGGATGCCTCCGGCCCGCTGAGCTTCATGGACGTCTGGGACGCCATGTGCCGCACGATCATGTCGGCCGGTTCGCGCCGCGGCGCGATGATGGCGACGATGCGCTGCGATCATCCCGATATCGAGGCCTTCATCGCCGCCAAGCAAGACCCCGCGCGGTTGCGGATGTTCAACATGTCGGTGCTGGCGACCGACCCCTTCATGGAGGCGGTCGAGGCCGACGGCCCGTGGGATCTCGTCTTCGGCGGACGCGTCTACCGCACCGTGCAGGCGCGCGATCTGTGGAACCAGATCATGCGCGCGACCTATGATTACGCCGAGCCGGGCGTCATCTTCATCGACCGCATCAACGCCGAGAACAACCTCAACTATGCCGAGACCATCTGCGCCACCAATCCGTGCGGCGAGCAGCCTCTGCCGCCCTATGGCGCGTGCCTGCTCGGGTCGGTGAACCTTGCGCAGCTGGTGGAGACGCCGTTCGAGGGCGGCACGCTGAACGCGGAAAAGCTGGCTGATCTGACGGCCACGGCGATCCGGATGATGGACAACGTGGTCGACGCCTCGCGTTTCCCGCTGGAGGCGCAGGCCGCCGAGGCGGCGGCGAAGCGTCGGATCGGTCTGGGTGTGACCGGCCTTGCTGACGCGCTGGCCATGTGCGGACTGCGCTATGGCTCGGAAGAGGCCGCCCGGAAGACCGGCGAGTGGATGGCACTGATCGCCAATGCCGCCTACCGCGCCTCGGCCGAGCTGGCTGCCGAGAAGGGGGCCTTCCCGCTCTTCGACGCGGCGGAATACGCGCGCGCACCGATGGTGCAGCGGCTCGATGCGGATGTGCAGGAACTGATCGCGAAGCATGGGTTGCGCAACGCGCTTCTCACGTCCATCGCGCCCACGGGCACGATCTCTCTCTTCGCGGGCAATGTCTCTTCCGGGATCGAGCCGATCTTCGCCAATGCCTACACCCGCAAGGTGTTGCAGGTGGACGGCACCCGGACCGAGGAGGAGGTCGTCGATTTCGCGGTCTCCAAGTGGCGCGAGTTGCACGGCGACGCGCCGCTGCCCGATTACTTCGTCAACGCGCAGACACTGGCGCCGCTCGATCACGTGCGGATGCAGGCCGCCGCGCAGCCTTGGATCGACAGCAGCATTTCCAAGACGATCAACGTGCCCGCCGACATCAGCTTCGAGGCCTTCAAGGACGTCTATGCCGAGGCCTATGCCACCGGCTGCAAGGGCTGCACGACCTATCGCCCGAACGATGTGACGGGGAGCGTGTTGAGTGTGGCTGAGACGCCGGTCGCGGTGCTTCCATCGTTGGAAACAACCGCAGAGCGCGTGATCTGGGCGCAAAAAGCGGCGGGCTTCGAGACGCAGCAGGAAGCTGCTGACGCAGCCGGCGTCAAGCGGAGCGCATATTCCCATTGGGTGGTGGATGGCGCGCAGGAGCTATCGAAGAAGGGCGCCGAAGCATTGGCTGCAATTTTCAATGTCTCTCCCGGCTGGCTCCTCTTCGGAGACGCGGACACGCCCGGCGGCACGCCGGGCAGCGCCGTTCCGCCCCCCCGGGGCGGCGCTTCGCACCTCCCCGACGGCCCGGCGCAGCCCTCTGTCGAGAGCGAGGATTCCCCCGCGACGCCGATGGAAATGTCCTCCGGCTCCAGTGAAGTCGTCTACATGTCCGAGCCGCTGCAGCGCCCCGGCGAGTTGGAGGGCAATACCTACAAGGTCAAATGGCCCGACAGCGAACATGCGCTCTACATCACGATCAACGACATCGTGCTGAACGGCCACCGGCGCCCCTTCGAGGTCTTCATCAACTCCAAGAACATGGAGCATTTCGCCTGGACCGTGGCGCTGACCCGGATGATCTCGGCGGTGTTCCGGCGCGGCGGTGACGTGTCTTTCGTGGTCGAGGAACTCAAGGCCGTCTTCGACCCGCGCGGCGGCGCTTGGATGCAGGGCAAATACGTGCCCTCGATCCTCGCGGCCATCGGTGGCGTGATCGAGAAACACATGATCGCGACGGGCTTTCTGGCGGGCGAGGGGATGGGCCTCAAGTCCGACCCGCAGGCCGAAGTGGTGAACATCGGCCATCGCCCCGGTCCGGCCTGCCCCTCCTGCGGTCAATACGACTTGCGGATGATGGAGGGCTGCCTGACCTGCGGGTCCTGTGGACATTCCAAATGCGGATGA
- a CDS encoding Hint domain-containing protein, translating to MPLDGDPAALLLTASRDQDELRSRAARVVRKLLQHPAPGAAEFAAADADPLFRGAFIVSDGAKFHTIVPILLEDGAAPLLLFAGNPPPSGRELTIVHRNEQTLTPTPSDAPAVICFTPGTRIRTEDGDVAIEELGTGDRVLTRDNGPQEVLWSGHRRMSGARLFAMPDQRPIRMRAGALGIDRPDEDLIVSPEHRVLVTGRAAMDLWGEKEVLVRAADLVGDSRVTVDHSLRETFYIHLMLDRHEVVWANGLEVESFHPGFMGLDHLTNLQRTSMLEMRPELAENPHAYGAPARRMLSRAEAAILINGAPTKPLAARSMYGAH from the coding sequence ATGCCGCTGGATGGAGATCCGGCGGCCCTGCTCCTGACGGCCAGCCGGGACCAAGATGAGCTCCGTTCCCGTGCGGCGCGGGTGGTGCGCAAGTTATTGCAGCACCCCGCGCCGGGCGCTGCAGAATTCGCCGCCGCAGATGCGGACCCGCTGTTTCGCGGCGCCTTCATCGTCAGCGATGGCGCGAAGTTCCACACCATCGTTCCGATCCTTCTGGAAGACGGCGCAGCCCCGTTGCTGTTGTTCGCAGGCAATCCGCCGCCCTCAGGGCGCGAATTGACGATCGTACATCGCAACGAACAGACCCTGACACCGACCCCCTCGGACGCGCCGGCAGTGATCTGCTTCACACCCGGCACGCGCATTCGAACCGAGGATGGCGATGTTGCAATCGAAGAACTTGGCACCGGCGACCGGGTTCTGACCCGCGACAACGGCCCGCAAGAGGTTCTGTGGTCCGGCCATCGCCGGATGTCGGGCGCACGGCTCTTTGCGATGCCGGATCAACGTCCGATCCGGATGCGGGCCGGGGCGCTTGGCATCGACCGGCCCGATGAGGATCTGATCGTCTCGCCCGAGCACCGGGTTCTGGTCACGGGACGTGCCGCGATGGACCTATGGGGCGAGAAGGAGGTGCTGGTGCGTGCCGCCGACCTCGTGGGAGACAGCCGCGTCACCGTTGATCATTCCTTGCGCGAGACATTCTACATCCACCTGATGCTGGACCGGCACGAGGTGGTCTGGGCCAACGGCCTCGAGGTCGAAAGCTTCCATCCCGGCTTCATGGGTCTCGACCACCTTACCAACCTGCAGCGCACGTCGATGCTCGAGATGCGCCCGGAGCTGGCCGAGAACCCCCATGCCTACGGCGCGCCCGCGCGACGGATGCTCAGCCGGGCCGAGGCGGCGATCCTGATCAACGGGGCGCCAACGAAACCGCTGGCGGCGCGCTCGATGTACGGCGCTCATTGA
- a CDS encoding homospermidine synthase translates to MADTHPVYAKIEGPIVMIGFGSIGKGTWPLIERHFDYDHDRFTVIEPDARQHDFLREQGLAFDDTALTPDNYREVLGRLLEPGKGFCVNLSVDTSSLDLMKFCREIGVPYIDTVVEPWAGYYFGTTDNAKRTNYALRQAVRDEKAANSGGTTAVSCCGANPGMVSWFVKEGLLTLAKDTGHDATAPSDRAGWAKLMQSLGVKGVHIAERDTQVRLEPRPRGVFVNTWSVEGFISEGFQPAELGWGTHEPWFPENAHRQEEGCRAAIWMERPGAVTRVHTWCPTPGPQFGYLVTHNEAVSISDYYTVGEGHDPEFRPTCHYAYHPCDDAVLSLHEMFGSGETQTEHHILGEDEIVEGIDELGVLLYGHEKNALWFGSRLSNEEAKTLAPYQNATGLQVTSAVLAGMVWALENPNAGIVESDEMDHARCLEVQRPYLGPVEAHYTDWTPLQDRWELFDENLDTDEPWAFRNVLAT, encoded by the coding sequence ATGGCCGACACGCATCCAGTCTACGCGAAAATCGAGGGTCCGATCGTGATGATCGGCTTCGGGTCGATCGGGAAGGGCACCTGGCCCCTGATCGAGCGGCACTTCGATTACGACCATGACCGCTTCACGGTGATCGAACCCGATGCCCGCCAGCATGACTTCCTGCGCGAGCAGGGCTTGGCCTTCGACGACACCGCCCTGACCCCCGACAATTACCGCGAGGTTCTGGGCCGCCTGCTGGAGCCCGGCAAAGGTTTTTGCGTGAACCTCAGCGTCGATACGTCCTCGCTCGACCTGATGAAGTTCTGCCGCGAGATCGGGGTGCCTTACATCGACACCGTGGTCGAGCCATGGGCGGGCTATTACTTCGGCACCACCGACAATGCGAAGCGCACCAACTACGCCCTGCGTCAGGCCGTGCGCGACGAGAAGGCCGCCAACTCCGGCGGCACCACGGCGGTCTCCTGCTGCGGCGCGAACCCCGGCATGGTCTCGTGGTTTGTGAAGGAAGGGCTGCTGACGCTCGCGAAAGACACCGGCCACGACGCAACCGCCCCGTCGGATCGCGCGGGGTGGGCGAAGCTGATGCAATCGCTTGGCGTCAAGGGCGTCCACATCGCCGAGCGCGATACGCAAGTCCGGCTGGAGCCGCGACCGCGCGGCGTCTTCGTGAACACCTGGTCGGTGGAGGGCTTCATCTCGGAAGGCTTCCAGCCCGCTGAGCTCGGGTGGGGCACGCACGAGCCGTGGTTCCCCGAGAACGCTCACCGTCAGGAAGAGGGCTGCAGGGCCGCGATCTGGATGGAGCGTCCCGGCGCTGTGACACGGGTACACACATGGTGCCCGACACCGGGGCCGCAGTTCGGCTATCTCGTGACCCACAACGAAGCCGTCTCGATCAGCGATTATTACACCGTGGGCGAGGGCCACGACCCTGAGTTCCGCCCCACCTGCCACTATGCCTACCACCCCTGCGACGATGCGGTTCTCTCGCTGCACGAGATGTTCGGCTCGGGCGAGACCCAGACCGAGCACCACATCCTGGGCGAGGACGAGATCGTGGAGGGCATCGACGAGTTGGGCGTGCTGCTTTACGGCCACGAGAAGAACGCTCTCTGGTTCGGCTCGCGCCTGTCGAACGAGGAAGCGAAGACGCTCGCCCCCTACCAGAACGCCACCGGCCTGCAGGTGACAAGCGCCGTGCTCGCCGGCATGGTCTGGGCACTGGAAAACCCCAATGCGGGAATCGTGGAAAGCGACGAGATGGACCACGCGCGCTGCCTCGAAGTGCAGCGCCCCTACCTCGGCCCGGTCGAGGCGCATTACACCGATTGGACGCCGCTTCAGGATCGGTGGGAGCTGTTCGACGAGAACCTCGATACCGACGAGCCCTGGGCCTTCCGCAACGTGCTGGCCACCTGA
- a CDS encoding HWE histidine kinase domain-containing protein, whose product MAERVQNKDWTITTLGPAGAWSPALHAARDVVLGTDLPMALICAKHCAVVAYNDAYLACLNGRAPELGCDLSEIFLDVEDVVAEAVAQAFRGEASSLKTTKFDQHFSPVRDENGDVVGALILPVARTDGARDIVIDDLAISRASVAKYNSIFEGLEEGLCVVEVNLDNGNGQIDYRVVEANSAFYDNTGFPREILGAWLRKAAPDLEEHWYEIYGDVARSGEPKRFEENSEFLGRSFDVFAFRIDEAKGLVAILFRDNSEHKKHQKHNELLLREVNHRAKNLLSLVLAIARQTEHTDAEDFLRRFGNRLRGLAASQDVLVNHTWRDVPLIELVHSQLVHFAGLVGDRILIEGGEISLSPDAAQTVGMALHELATNASKYGALSDDDGEVTITWSIGTEADPKTGFQLTWKESGGPAVSEPEKTGFGYTVTTDMVEMNTGGKVTARYEPEGFVWQLDCENCNLLTGNSKLDATDSATAPPETATERHQPVVLIVEDEALVAADMAFLLKDEGYGVLGPVGSVKGALALLDKKSCDGAVLDVNLGRETSEPIAARLTENGTPFIVLSGYSAHQLPEGFRGAPLVDKPVRAEELTQKLETLLAAEDDGS is encoded by the coding sequence ATGGCCGAACGTGTTCAGAACAAGGACTGGACGATTACGACCCTTGGCCCGGCCGGTGCCTGGTCCCCTGCGCTGCACGCGGCGCGGGACGTCGTGCTCGGGACAGACCTCCCGATGGCACTGATCTGCGCGAAACACTGTGCGGTGGTTGCCTATAACGATGCCTATCTCGCCTGTCTCAACGGTCGCGCGCCCGAGCTTGGCTGCGACCTGTCCGAGATATTTCTCGACGTCGAGGACGTGGTCGCCGAAGCCGTCGCGCAGGCCTTCCGGGGCGAAGCGTCCTCGTTGAAGACGACAAAATTTGACCAGCATTTCAGCCCCGTGCGGGATGAAAACGGCGATGTCGTCGGCGCGCTCATCCTGCCGGTCGCCCGGACCGATGGCGCGCGGGATATCGTGATTGACGATTTGGCGATCTCGCGCGCCTCGGTTGCAAAATACAATTCGATATTCGAGGGGCTGGAAGAAGGGCTCTGCGTTGTCGAAGTGAACCTCGACAACGGCAATGGCCAGATCGATTACCGCGTCGTCGAAGCAAACTCCGCCTTTTACGACAATACCGGTTTTCCGCGCGAAATTCTGGGCGCCTGGTTGCGCAAGGCCGCCCCCGATCTGGAAGAACATTGGTACGAGATCTACGGCGATGTGGCGCGCAGTGGCGAGCCGAAGCGTTTCGAAGAGAACTCGGAGTTTCTCGGGCGATCCTTCGACGTCTTCGCGTTTCGGATTGATGAGGCCAAGGGTCTGGTCGCGATCCTGTTCAGGGACAATTCCGAGCACAAGAAGCACCAGAAACACAACGAACTGCTGCTGCGTGAGGTCAATCACCGCGCGAAGAACCTGCTGAGCCTCGTGCTGGCAATCGCGCGCCAGACCGAGCACACGGACGCGGAAGATTTCCTGCGTCGCTTCGGAAATCGCCTCAGGGGGTTGGCCGCCTCACAGGATGTCCTGGTGAACCACACCTGGCGCGACGTGCCGCTGATCGAACTGGTCCATTCGCAGCTGGTTCATTTTGCGGGCCTCGTGGGCGATCGCATCCTGATCGAGGGCGGAGAAATCTCTCTCTCGCCGGATGCGGCGCAGACCGTCGGGATGGCGCTGCACGAGCTGGCCACGAATGCCTCGAAATACGGCGCGCTGTCCGATGATGACGGTGAAGTCACCATCACGTGGTCGATCGGAACCGAAGCCGATCCCAAGACCGGCTTCCAACTGACCTGGAAGGAAAGCGGCGGCCCGGCCGTATCGGAGCCTGAAAAGACGGGGTTCGGCTACACGGTCACGACCGACATGGTCGAGATGAACACCGGCGGAAAGGTCACGGCGCGCTACGAGCCCGAAGGGTTCGTCTGGCAGCTCGATTGCGAAAATTGCAACCTCTTGACCGGCAACTCGAAGCTGGATGCAACGGACAGCGCGACGGCACCGCCCGAGACCGCAACGGAGCGTCATCAACCGGTTGTGCTGATCGTGGAAGACGAGGCGCTGGTTGCCGCCGATATGGCCTTCCTGCTGAAAGACGAGGGCTACGGCGTCCTCGGCCCCGTGGGCAGCGTCAAAGGCGCGCTGGCGCTGCTTGACAAGAAAAGCTGTGACGGCGCCGTGCTGGATGTGAACCTTGGCCGCGAGACGTCCGAGCCGATTGCCGCGAGATTGACCGAGAACGGCACGCCGTTCATCGTGCTGTCAGGCTATTCGGCGCACCAACTGCCCGAAGGCTTCCGCGGCGCGCCGCTGGTCGACAAGCCCGTCCGTGCCGAGGAATTGACCCAGAAGCTCGAGACATTGCTTGCCGCCGAGGACGACGGTTCCTGA
- the rpsD gene encoding 30S ribosomal protein S4 — translation MTKRTSAKYKIDRRMGENIWGRPKSPVNRREYGPGQHGQRRKGKLSDFGLQLRAKQKLKGYYGDLTEKQFRRIYAEAERLRGDTGEFLIGLLERRLDAVVYRAKFVPTVFAARQFVNHGHVTVNGKKVNIPSYRVQEGDVIAVRDKSKQLAVVLEAVQLAERDVPDYIDADHNKMTATFVRTPGLGDVPYPVVMEPNLVVEFYAKN, via the coding sequence GTGACCAAACGCACGTCTGCCAAGTACAAGATCGACCGCCGGATGGGTGAAAACATCTGGGGCCGTCCGAAATCCCCCGTCAACCGTCGCGAGTACGGCCCCGGCCAGCACGGCCAGCGTCGCAAGGGCAAGCTGTCCGACTTCGGTCTGCAGCTGCGCGCCAAGCAGAAGCTGAAGGGCTACTACGGCGACCTGACCGAGAAGCAGTTCCGCCGCATCTACGCCGAAGCCGAGCGTCTGCGCGGTGACACCGGTGAATTCCTGATCGGTCTGCTGGAGCGTCGCCTCGACGCCGTCGTCTACCGTGCCAAGTTCGTCCCGACCGTCTTCGCGGCGCGTCAGTTCGTGAACCACGGCCACGTCACGGTGAACGGCAAGAAGGTCAACATCCCTTCCTACCGTGTACAGGAAGGCGACGTGATCGCCGTTCGCGACAAGTCCAAGCAGCTCGCCGTTGTTCTGGAAGCCGTGCAACTGGCCGAGCGCGATGTGCCCGACTACATCGACGCCGACCACAACAAGATGACCGCGACTTTCGTGCGCACACCGGGTCTGGGCGATGTGCCGTACCCTGTCGTCATGGAGCCGAACCTCGTCGTGGAATTCTACGCGAAGAACTAA
- a CDS encoding lipid A-modifier LpxR family protein, with amino-acid sequence MAFFTRGAVALSMVATLWGGGAVQAQDDGLTRLGIVQIFDNDWFGMPVGDRYDRWRTGAYQVSGFWGQDDWDGTLPYAPFDLIEFRFRGEIIAPDNLAAPAAGDRHYAPILSFGAATHFDYRGLEVSAGADLVLTGEQTGLMDVHDGIHRTFGGADVDLSDFMVEDGVYLNATLEGGRTFDWGNNQVRPFVEAQAGFENLVRVGADLRLGSYDPDSLLIRDATTGQRIVAVPGESVGGWSFTLGADAAYVESSVLLPDTGPAHEDMRYRVRGGVGHGYGPADFFYGVTYLSEEFEGQDEGQLVGTLSLMLRF; translated from the coding sequence ATGGCATTCTTCACGCGCGGGGCGGTGGCCCTTTCCATGGTTGCAACCCTTTGGGGCGGCGGCGCCGTTCAGGCGCAGGACGACGGCCTGACGCGTCTTGGGATCGTGCAGATTTTCGACAACGATTGGTTCGGCATGCCTGTGGGCGACCGCTATGATCGCTGGCGCACGGGCGCCTATCAGGTCAGCGGTTTCTGGGGTCAGGATGACTGGGACGGCACGCTGCCATACGCGCCTTTCGACCTGATCGAATTCCGTTTCCGCGGCGAGATCATCGCGCCTGACAACCTCGCAGCACCGGCTGCAGGCGATCGCCATTACGCGCCGATCCTGTCCTTTGGAGCTGCCACGCACTTCGATTATCGCGGGCTGGAGGTGTCTGCCGGCGCCGATCTGGTGCTTACGGGCGAGCAGACGGGCCTGATGGATGTGCATGACGGCATCCACCGGACCTTCGGTGGCGCAGACGTCGACCTGTCGGACTTCATGGTCGAGGACGGCGTCTATCTGAATGCGACACTGGAGGGCGGCCGCACGTTCGACTGGGGCAACAATCAGGTTCGTCCCTTCGTGGAGGCGCAGGCCGGGTTCGAGAATCTCGTGCGCGTGGGCGCAGACCTGCGTCTGGGCAGCTACGATCCGGACTCTCTCCTGATCCGCGATGCGACGACGGGTCAGCGCATCGTGGCGGTGCCGGGCGAAAGCGTCGGCGGCTGGAGCTTCACGCTCGGCGCGGATGCGGCCTACGTGGAGAGCTCGGTCCTTCTGCCCGACACCGGTCCGGCCCATGAGGACATGCGCTACCGCGTGCGGGGCGGCGTGGGTCATGGCTACGGTCCTGCCGATTTCTTCTACGGCGTGACCTACCTTTCCGAGGAATTCGAAGGGCAGGACGAAGGCCAGTTGGTCGGCACGCTGTCCCTGATGCTGCGGTTCTGA
- a CDS encoding porin, with product MIRPAIFVGVLAALPSTTVAQGISFEGAATIGYNFNTISGLPGDDLTLNGASIDVDGDLRFSEHVSVGLGFGLASGELDTGGGTNLDVDLMSLAIEPVYNFGNGGYVGAYYRTGDLDIALLGPLSIGIDTNQYGIFGGYDFGQGHVEAFYGVSDLDNDSPGFDVDIVDYGLSASYDVMPALEVYGAVMRTEIGAGGSDFDVTGFSIGADYMVNDEFTLYGAVGRTTFVLGAPDDIHATGLTLGASYDLTAAASMPLLVSAEYSHTVVDGSGLFGFEPQVDRFALGLTIPIGNNASAVPLNSNTRAARGEYRSAIASVIQSF from the coding sequence ATGATCAGACCTGCCATTTTCGTGGGGGTGCTGGCCGCACTCCCTTCCACCACAGTCGCACAAGGCATCTCCTTCGAGGGTGCGGCGACCATCGGCTACAATTTCAACACCATCAGCGGCCTTCCCGGCGACGACCTGACCCTGAACGGGGCTTCCATCGACGTCGACGGCGACCTGCGCTTCAGCGAGCATGTGTCGGTCGGTCTCGGCTTCGGTCTTGCTTCCGGCGAGCTGGACACCGGGGGTGGAACAAACCTCGACGTTGACCTGATGAGCCTCGCCATCGAGCCGGTCTACAACTTCGGCAACGGCGGCTACGTCGGCGCCTACTACCGCACCGGCGACCTCGACATCGCCCTACTGGGGCCGCTCTCGATCGGGATCGATACCAACCAATACGGTATCTTTGGTGGCTATGACTTCGGCCAAGGCCATGTGGAAGCCTTCTACGGCGTCTCGGACCTCGACAATGACAGCCCCGGCTTCGACGTCGACATCGTGGACTATGGCCTCTCCGCCTCCTACGACGTGATGCCGGCCCTCGAGGTCTACGGCGCCGTGATGCGGACCGAGATCGGCGCGGGCGGGTCGGACTTCGACGTCACCGGCTTCTCCATCGGGGCGGACTACATGGTGAATGACGAGTTCACCCTCTATGGCGCCGTGGGCCGGACCACCTTTGTTCTGGGTGCGCCTGACGACATCCATGCCACGGGCCTGACGCTTGGTGCGTCCTACGACCTGACGGCGGCCGCCTCCATGCCCCTGCTGGTGAGTGCCGAATATTCCCACACGGTGGTCGACGGCAGTGGCCTCTTCGGGTTCGAGCCGCAGGTTGACCGTTTTGCGCTCGGCCTGACCATCCCGATCGGCAACAATGCCTCGGCGGTTCCGCTGAACTCCAACACCCGCGCGGCTCGGGGTGAGTACCGCTCCGCCATCGCGTCGGTCATCCAGTCGTTCTGA
- a CDS encoding DUF1489 family protein, producing MPATTHMLKLCVGATCVEDLLNWQSSARAKGADGLPRHVTRMWPKRADEVLNGGSLYWVFKGVILCRQPIIRFDPVDRGDGINRCGIVLNPEVTRVAATPKRAFQGWRYLAPADAPRDLRAGSRQQEPLPPALESALAEIGVL from the coding sequence TTGCCTGCTACCACACACATGCTGAAGCTTTGCGTTGGCGCGACTTGCGTCGAGGACTTGCTGAACTGGCAATCCAGCGCCCGCGCCAAGGGTGCGGACGGTCTGCCGCGCCACGTCACACGCATGTGGCCGAAGCGCGCGGACGAGGTGCTGAACGGCGGCTCGCTCTATTGGGTTTTCAAGGGCGTCATCCTGTGCCGTCAGCCGATCATCCGCTTCGATCCTGTCGACCGGGGTGACGGCATCAACCGCTGTGGCATCGTGCTGAACCCGGAGGTGACGCGCGTCGCCGCGACCCCGAAGCGGGCCTTCCAAGGCTGGCGTTATCTCGCGCCGGCAGATGCCCCGCGTGATCTGCGCGCCGGCTCCCGCCAGCAGGAGCCGCTGCCCCCGGCGCTTGAAAGCGCCCTTGCCGAGATCGGCGTCCTCTAG
- a CDS encoding pyridoxamine 5'-phosphate oxidase family protein: MADLKREFWDRVEDVHSGMLGIKGQGRLVPMSPQIDDDVPGAVWFITAKGTDLAKGVESGPRDAQFVVANDSEGLWADIDGTLERSTDREALDEVWNFVADAWFEGGKHDPDVCLLKFTPASGEVSITEGGGAKFLYEIAKAHVTDQKPDEGEQGPVTF; the protein is encoded by the coding sequence ATGGCCGATCTTAAACGCGAATTCTGGGACCGGGTGGAAGATGTCCACTCGGGCATGTTGGGCATCAAGGGGCAGGGCCGTCTCGTGCCGATGTCCCCCCAGATCGACGATGACGTGCCGGGCGCCGTGTGGTTCATCACCGCCAAGGGCACCGATCTGGCCAAGGGCGTGGAGTCCGGCCCACGGGACGCGCAATTTGTCGTGGCCAACGATAGCGAAGGCCTCTGGGCCGATATCGACGGTACGCTGGAGCGCTCAACCGACCGTGAAGCGCTGGACGAGGTCTGGAACTTCGTTGCCGACGCGTGGTTCGAGGGCGGCAAACATGACCCCGACGTCTGCCTGCTGAAGTTCACGCCGGCATCGGGCGAAGTCTCGATCACCGAGGGCGGGGGCGCCAAGTTCCTCTACGAGATCGCCAAGGCCCACGTGACGGACCAGAAGCCTGATGAAGGCGAACAGGGCCCCGTCACGTTCTGA